In the genome of Abyssisolibacter fermentans, the window GGCAAAAAACTCATATCTTCTACAGTAATACCTAATAGAGGGGCATGGCTTGAGTATGAAAGTGATTCAAATGATATTGTATATGTAAGAGTAGATAGAACAAGAAAACTGCCTGGAACAGTCTTATTAAGAGCATTAGGTTATGGTACCAATACTGAGATTTTACAATTACTTGGAGAAAATGAGTATATACTTAATACATTAGAAAAAGATAATACAAGAAATGAAGATGAAGGACTCCTAGAAATATACAAGAGACTTAGACCAGGAGAGCCTCCTACTGTAGATAGTGCAAAGTCTTTAATAAATACTTTATTTTTTGACCCTAAAAGATATGATTTAGCAAAGGTAGGAAGATATAAATTCAACAAAAAGCTTGCTTTACATAATAGAATAATAGGTCAAAAATCAGCAGATAATATTGTAGATTCCAATACTGGAGAGATAATAGTTCAAAAGGACGAAGAGATAACAAAAGAAATCGCTTATCAAATAGAAGCAGCAGGTATAAATTCGGTAGATGTAATTAATGAAGAAAGTAAGTTGGTTAGAATTGTTGGAAATCATTTTGTTGATACGAAAGTATTCAATTTGCCAATTTCTTTAAAAGAATTAGGACTTAAGGAAAGAGTATATTATCCAGTAATGAAAGAAATATTGGATGAGTGTGGAGATAATTACGAAGAAATAAAGACTCAAATTAAAACGAGAATAAAAGAATTGTCACCAAAACATATTACGATATCCGATATTATAGCTTCTATAAGCTGTGAGTTTAACTTATTTTTTAATATTGGAAAAGTTGATGATATTGATCATTTAGGAAATAGAAGAGTTCGTTCAGTAGGAGAACTTCTACAAAACCAATTTAGAATTGGTTTATCAAGAATGGAAAGAGTAGTTAGAGAAAGAATGACTATTCAAGATATAGATATAGCAACACCTCAAGCTTTAATAAATATTAGACCTGTAGCAGCTGCCATAAAAGAATTTTTTGGGAGTAGCCAGTTATCTCAATTTATGGATCAAACCAATCCGTTAGCAGAGTTAACACATAAGAGAAGAATGTCTGCATTAGGTCCAGGAGGATTAAGTAGAGATAGAGCAGGGTTTGAAGTTAGAGATGTGCATCATTCACATTACGGAAGGATGTGCCCGATAGAAACACCAGAGGGACCAAATATAGGTTTGATTAATTCATTAGCTACTTATGCAAGGATAAATGAGTATGGTTTTATTGAAGCTCCATTTAGAATAGCTGATAAAGAAAAGGAAATAGTAACAGAAGAGATTGAATATTTAACAGCAGATGTTGAAGATTACTTTGTAGTAGCGCAGGCTAATGAACCATTAGATGAGGAAGGCAGATTTATAAATAAAAAAGTTGTAGCTAGAGCACAAAATGGAGTTACTGAGTTTGTTCCAAGAAAAGAAGTTGATTATATGGATGTATCTCCAAAACAGTTAGTATCTGTTGCTACAGCTATGATACCATTCTTAGAAAATGACGATGCCAATAGAGCATTAATGGGTGCAAACATGCAAAGACAGGCTGTACCTTTATTAAAAACAGAAGCACCTATAATTGGAACCGGTATGGAATATAAAGCAGCTAAAGACTCTGGAGTTGTAGTTATTTCCAGATCAGATGGTATAGTGCACAAGGTATCTTCAGAGGAGATAATTGTAAAAAGAGACGAAGATGGAAAGCTAGAAAAATATAAAACTCTGAAATTTAAGAGATCAAACCAAGGAACATGTATCAATCAAAGGCCTATAGTGAAAAAGAACGAAAGAGTTCATAAAGGGCAAGTAATGGCTGATGGTCCATCGACAGAGCAAGGAGAAATAGCATTAGGTAAAAACTTGTTAATTGGTTTTATGACTTGGGAAGGTTATAATTACGAGGATGCTATACTATTAAATGAGAATTTAGTAAAGAATGATGTATTAACATCACTTCATATTGAAGAATATGAATCAGACGCAAGAGATACTAAGCTTGGTCCAGAAGAAATAACTAGAGATATACCAAATGTAGGTGAAGAAGCTCTAAAAGATTTAGATGAAAGAGGTATTATCAGAATAGGAGCTGAAGTTAAAACAGGAGATATCCTTGTTGGTAAAGTTACACCTAAAGGAGAAACTGAGCTTACAGCAGAAGAAAGACTTTTAAGAGCTATATTTGGAGAAAAAGCTAGAGAAGTTAGAGATACTTCTTTGAAGGTTCCTCATGGTGAAGAAGGTATAGTATTAGATGTAAAAGTATTTACTAGAGAAAATGGCGATGAGTTACCAGCTGGAGTTAATGAGTTGGTTAGAGTATATATTGTTACTAAAAGAAAGATTAATGTTGGAGATAAAATGTGTGGTAGACATGGTAACAAAGGTGTTATATCTAGGATACTACCGGAAGAAGATATGCCTTACTTACCAGATGGTACGCCTCTACAAGTCGTTTTAAATCCATTAGGAGTTCCATCTCGTATGAATCTTGGTCAGGTATTAGAGGTTCATCTAGGAATGGCTGCTAAAGCCTTAGGTTGGCATGTAGCTACTCCAGTATTTGATGGTGCCAATGAGAAAAATATAGAGGAAGCATTAGAAAAAGCTAATTTACCAATAACAGGAAAAATACTTCTTAGAGATGGTAGAAGTGGTGAAACATTTGATAATCCAGTAACCGTTGGTTATATGTATATGCTAAAATTGCATCATCTTGTAGATGATAAGATACATGCAAGGTCTACGGGACCTTACTCATTAGTTACGCAACAACCATTAGGTGGAAAAGCGCAATTTGGAGGCCAGAGATTTGGAGAAATGGAAGTTTGGGCTCTTGAAGCATATGGTGCTGCTCATACACTTCAAGAAATCCTGACCGTAAAATCTGATGATGTTGTAGGAAGAGTTAAAACTTATGAGTCTATAGTTAAGGGTGAAAACATACCAGAACCAGGTATACCAGAATCATTTAAAGTTCTAATTAAAGAACTTCAAAGCTTAGCTTTAGACATAAAAGTGCTTAATAGTTACGATGACGAAATTGAAATAAAAGAAGTAGAAGATGATGGAGCAAGTAACTTAACTATGAACTATTTAGATGAAA includes:
- the rpoB gene encoding DNA-directed RNA polymerase subunit beta, whose protein sequence is MVRPVSLGKRVRMTYSNIEEVLEIPDLIEVQKDSYDWFLKEGLKEVFEDISPIEDYTGNLILEFVDYFISGDPKYDLSECKERDANYAAPLKVKVRLINKETGEVKEQEVFMGEFPLMTPKGTFIINGAERVIVSQLVRSPGVYYVQGIDKSGKKLISSTVIPNRGAWLEYESDSNDIVYVRVDRTRKLPGTVLLRALGYGTNTEILQLLGENEYILNTLEKDNTRNEDEGLLEIYKRLRPGEPPTVDSAKSLINTLFFDPKRYDLAKVGRYKFNKKLALHNRIIGQKSADNIVDSNTGEIIVQKDEEITKEIAYQIEAAGINSVDVINEESKLVRIVGNHFVDTKVFNLPISLKELGLKERVYYPVMKEILDECGDNYEEIKTQIKTRIKELSPKHITISDIIASISCEFNLFFNIGKVDDIDHLGNRRVRSVGELLQNQFRIGLSRMERVVRERMTIQDIDIATPQALINIRPVAAAIKEFFGSSQLSQFMDQTNPLAELTHKRRMSALGPGGLSRDRAGFEVRDVHHSHYGRMCPIETPEGPNIGLINSLATYARINEYGFIEAPFRIADKEKEIVTEEIEYLTADVEDYFVVAQANEPLDEEGRFINKKVVARAQNGVTEFVPRKEVDYMDVSPKQLVSVATAMIPFLENDDANRALMGANMQRQAVPLLKTEAPIIGTGMEYKAAKDSGVVVISRSDGIVHKVSSEEIIVKRDEDGKLEKYKTLKFKRSNQGTCINQRPIVKKNERVHKGQVMADGPSTEQGEIALGKNLLIGFMTWEGYNYEDAILLNENLVKNDVLTSLHIEEYESDARDTKLGPEEITRDIPNVGEEALKDLDERGIIRIGAEVKTGDILVGKVTPKGETELTAEERLLRAIFGEKAREVRDTSLKVPHGEEGIVLDVKVFTRENGDELPAGVNELVRVYIVTKRKINVGDKMCGRHGNKGVISRILPEEDMPYLPDGTPLQVVLNPLGVPSRMNLGQVLEVHLGMAAKALGWHVATPVFDGANEKNIEEALEKANLPITGKILLRDGRSGETFDNPVTVGYMYMLKLHHLVDDKIHARSTGPYSLVTQQPLGGKAQFGGQRFGEMEVWALEAYGAAHTLQEILTVKSDDVVGRVKTYESIVKGENIPEPGIPESFKVLIKELQSLALDIKVLNSYDDEIEIKEVEDDGASNLTMNYLDENNETLSSEEEETFETDTELEPNDVVLDEELEDNFIDFEELDDYESDYKD